From Nitrospira sp., one genomic window encodes:
- a CDS encoding PaeR7I family type II restriction endonuclease, with protein TFAREISERRLIDVEKELGKAVRHFWKTRSSQHRKQGAATGRKDAGSRGAVTGGKHADGFVDLIANIVRSAGVQDASIHATSKVARTLPGFFRPTKEWDVVVQSGSDLIATVEVKSQVGSFGNNFNKQPRGKTAGYCWDIKKV; from the coding sequence GTACGTTTGCACGAGAAATAAGCGAGCGCAGATTGATAGACGTAGAAAAAGAACTCGGCAAGGCCGTCCGGCATTTCTGGAAGACGCGCTCCAGCCAGCACCGCAAGCAGGGCGCAGCGACTGGCCGCAAGGATGCCGGCAGCAGAGGCGCTGTCACCGGCGGCAAGCACGCGGATGGATTTGTTGATCTCATCGCGAATATCGTGCGTAGCGCCGGCGTGCAGGATGCAAGTATTCACGCCACCTCGAAAGTCGCGCGTACGTTGCCGGGGTTTTTCAGGCCCACTAAAGAATGGGATGTAGTTGTTCAGTCAGGCTCGGACCTTATCGCGACAGTCGAAGTGAAGTCGCAAGTCGGCAGCTTCGGCAACAATTTCAATAAACAACCCCGCGGCAAGACCGCGGGGTATTGCTGGGATATCAAAAAAGTTTGA
- the tnpA gene encoding IS200/IS605 family transposase produces the protein MNRHDVHKASHCAWQIHYHVVFPVKYRRGLLDGSVVEIITQTAMEIQERYDIEFEQIGCDGDHIHLLCSAHPKVAPGQIVRVFKSITARELFRRKPGLKRALWGGEFWSDGCYVATVGERGDWSVVERYVKNQGNPKDDLRQFKLF, from the coding sequence ATGAACAGGCATGATGTGCATAAAGCGAGTCATTGTGCGTGGCAGATACATTACCACGTAGTATTTCCGGTGAAGTATCGACGGGGGTTGTTGGACGGGAGTGTGGTGGAGATTATTACGCAGACGGCGATGGAAATCCAAGAGCGATACGATATTGAGTTTGAGCAGATTGGTTGTGACGGAGATCATATACATCTGCTTTGTTCAGCACACCCAAAGGTGGCTCCGGGTCAGATTGTGCGGGTATTCAAAAGCATTACGGCGCGGGAGTTGTTTCGACGCAAGCCGGGGCTCAAGCGGGCGTTGTGGGGAGGGGAATTCTGGAGCGATGGTTGTTATGTTGCGACGGTGGGTGAGCGGGGCGACTGGAGCGTAGTCGAACGCTATGTGAAGAACCAAGGCAACCCTAAAGATGATCTACGCCAGTTCAAACTTTTTTGA